TCCTGAGCCTGTCGAGGGGGCGCCGATGTTCATCGCCGGCAACGTCTTGGAGGGACTGGCCCGCGTGGCCGACTGGGTGCTGACCATCTACATGTGGGTCATCATCGCCCGGGCCCTCATCTCCTGGGTCAATCCCGACCCCTGGAATCCGATCGTGCGGTTCCTCGAACAGGCCACCGAGCCGGTCCTCGCGCCGATCCGTCGGCTGCTCGGCTGGCGCATGGGCGTTGACCTCTCGCCGGTCGTCGCGATCCTCGTCATCATCTTCTTGCAGTACGCGCTGGTGCAGTCGCTGTTCGAGATGGCGGCCCGCATGCACTAACCGAGAGGCTCACGATGAAGATCACACCGCTCGACATCCAGCAGATGCAGTTCAAGGTGCGGTTCCGCGGCTACTCGCGGCAGGACGTGGATCAGTTTCTGGAGGACGTCGCGCAGACCGTGGAGGGCCTGACCGGAGACAACGCGGCCCTGCGCGAGAAACTCGCGGCGACCGAGGAACAGTTGGCCAGCCTGAAAAAGGCCGAGGTGACGCTGGCCGGCGCGCTGGTGTCCGCCCAGGCCCTCACGGATGACCTGAAGCAGGCCGCCCAGCGCGAGGCCGAGCTCATCATGAAGGAAGCGGAGCTCAAGGCGTCCGAGCTGCTGCGGGAGGCCCGGGCGGAGCTGACCGGGTTGCAGCGGGATCTCTCCGATTTACGCAAGCAGCGTGCGCTGGCGATCGAGCGGCTGCGCGCGACGCTGCGAACCTTCGAGCGGATCCTGGAAGTCGAGGAAGGAGAAGACGAGGCCGTGCATCACGCTGACCGCCGTGAGGCGTGAAGCTCGTGACACGTGACGAGTGACGCGCGAGAGGACCCGCGCGGAGACGCGAGGGGGAGGCGCGGCGGGCGACCCGTCCCCGCGTTTCTGCGCCTCTGCGTCGTCCGTACCCGTCACCTGTCACCCGTCACGCGTCACTCCTCGCAATGATTCAGCCCGACCCGATCA
This portion of the Nitrospirota bacterium genome encodes:
- a CDS encoding YggT family protein is translated as MFIAGNVLEGLARVADWVLTIYMWVIIARALISWVNPDPWNPIVRFLEQATEPVLAPIRRLLGWRMGVDLSPVVAILVIIFLQYALVQSLFEMAARMH
- a CDS encoding DivIVA domain-containing protein gives rise to the protein MKITPLDIQQMQFKVRFRGYSRQDVDQFLEDVAQTVEGLTGDNAALREKLAATEEQLASLKKAEVTLAGALVSAQALTDDLKQAAQREAELIMKEAELKASELLREARAELTGLQRDLSDLRKQRALAIERLRATLRTFERILEVEEGEDEAVHHADRREA